The following are from one region of the Paenibacillus sp. JZ16 genome:
- a CDS encoding type III restriction-modification system endonuclease: MKIKFKHQQFQEDAVKSITDVFNGQPNEFSRFTLDKGRRQKTEYQVDLFQSTTNYESDYGVKNNPVKLIDQEVLRNIQTTQLQNGLKLSERLEGKFNLTVEMETGTGKTYTYIRTMFELYKKYGWSKFIIVVPSIAIREGVLKTFQITEDHFMSEYGSKARYFVYNSKQLHHIEKFASDAGINVMIINSQAFAARGQDARRIYNELDDFNSRKPIDVIASTNPILIIDEPQSVEGPKTKESLKLFKPLFTLRYSATHKEDYNKVYRLDALDAYNMKLVKKISVKGISVKGTSGTNSYVYLEGIDVSTKRAPIARLEYETRTKSGLSKVSKKRVTGDDLYQLSDHLEQYKGYKISEINGQNNSISFTNGVTLYAGDVQGDVNENHFRRIQIRETIKSHFDKERILFHRGIKVLSLFFIDEVAKYRQYDKDNTELNGVYAEIFEEEYMELLNEQLSLFEDDPYIQYLTSIQVRGTHKGYFSIDKKSSRLVDSKVSAKETDSDDADAYDLIMRDKERLLSFEEPTRFIFSHSALKEGWDNPNVFQICTLKHSDSTIKKRQEVGRGLRLCVNQYGERIDSSIPGIDVHEINSLTVVASESYEQFAKQLQNEIADTLSDRPRKVNTSFFLDKVLTNACGEQMKIDERLASKLQFAFIKNDYVDSDFHLTDDYFAAMEGQHVKLPDELSAYQEALIELVKSIYVEGKSNMTNDDRKNTISTITVNDNFHKKEFKELWNRINKKSVYTVQFDSEELVRKCVLTLDINLQVPSIRYSIKHGEMNQVESREQLKQGEAFEQRETQTEYVHRAATSKIKYDLIGKLMDETRLTRKTIVAILKGVKQSTFMLFQKNPEEFIIRVSKLINEQKATTIIESITYDVVNDTFQTDVFTKNTLKGQLGQNAIPVDKHIYDYVVTDSKIERAFAKELDTSKEVNIYAKLPRGFYIPTPVGNYNPDWAIVFKEGDVKHIYFIAETKGSMDSMELREVEKVKIECARRHFAKLNSDYLKYDVVNNYEKLLEIVKG, from the coding sequence ATGAAGATTAAATTCAAACACCAGCAGTTTCAAGAAGATGCAGTTAAAAGCATCACCGACGTCTTTAATGGGCAACCGAACGAATTCTCTCGTTTCACTCTTGATAAAGGACGGCGGCAGAAGACGGAGTATCAAGTGGATTTATTTCAATCAACAACAAATTATGAATCGGATTATGGGGTTAAGAATAATCCTGTCAAGCTTATCGATCAAGAAGTACTGAGAAACATTCAAACGACACAACTCCAAAACGGCTTGAAATTGTCGGAACGGCTTGAGGGGAAATTCAATCTGACGGTCGAGATGGAGACTGGTACAGGTAAGACCTATACCTATATCCGTACCATGTTTGAGCTCTATAAAAAGTATGGGTGGAGCAAATTCATCATCGTTGTCCCTTCCATTGCGATTCGGGAAGGCGTGCTCAAGACGTTCCAGATTACGGAAGACCATTTCATGTCAGAGTATGGCTCAAAGGCTCGCTATTTCGTTTATAACTCAAAACAATTGCATCATATCGAGAAGTTCGCAAGTGATGCGGGTATCAACGTGATGATCATTAACTCGCAAGCGTTCGCTGCTAGAGGGCAAGATGCTCGACGCATCTACAACGAACTGGATGACTTCAATAGCCGGAAACCTATTGATGTTATCGCCAGTACGAATCCCATCTTGATTATCGATGAGCCACAATCCGTTGAAGGTCCGAAAACAAAAGAGTCGTTAAAGTTGTTCAAACCGTTGTTTACGTTGCGTTATTCAGCCACTCATAAAGAGGACTATAACAAGGTCTATCGTCTTGATGCTCTGGATGCGTACAATATGAAGCTGGTAAAGAAGATTAGCGTTAAGGGTATTTCGGTTAAAGGAACGAGCGGAACCAACAGCTATGTATATCTCGAAGGTATTGATGTCAGCACCAAGCGGGCTCCCATAGCCCGGCTTGAGTACGAAACGAGGACAAAATCCGGCCTTAGCAAAGTTTCCAAAAAAAGAGTAACCGGCGATGATCTGTATCAATTATCCGATCATCTGGAGCAATATAAAGGTTACAAAATATCCGAAATCAACGGACAGAATAACAGTATCAGCTTCACCAATGGGGTTACTTTATACGCAGGAGACGTACAAGGTGATGTCAATGAGAATCACTTCCGCCGAATTCAAATTCGGGAAACGATCAAGTCACACTTCGATAAGGAGCGGATCCTATTCCATAGAGGAATAAAGGTGCTCTCTCTCTTCTTCATCGATGAAGTCGCGAAGTACAGGCAATATGATAAGGACAACACAGAACTGAACGGAGTTTACGCTGAAATATTTGAAGAAGAGTATATGGAACTTCTGAATGAACAACTTTCGTTGTTTGAGGATGACCCATATATTCAGTACCTGACTTCAATTCAAGTACGCGGTACGCATAAAGGTTATTTCTCCATCGACAAGAAGAGCAGCCGACTTGTTGATTCGAAAGTGTCTGCAAAAGAAACTGATTCAGATGATGCCGACGCTTACGATTTGATTATGCGGGATAAGGAGCGTCTTCTCAGTTTTGAGGAACCAACCCGGTTTATCTTCTCCCACTCGGCGTTGAAGGAAGGTTGGGACAATCCAAACGTATTCCAGATTTGCACGCTCAAGCATAGCGACTCAACGATCAAGAAACGGCAGGAAGTCGGGCGTGGACTAAGGTTGTGCGTGAATCAGTACGGTGAACGGATCGATTCCAGCATTCCTGGCATTGATGTACATGAGATTAACTCCTTAACTGTCGTTGCAAGCGAATCCTATGAGCAATTTGCTAAGCAGCTTCAAAACGAAATTGCTGATACATTGTCGGATCGACCACGCAAAGTGAATACTAGTTTCTTCCTAGACAAAGTGCTTACCAATGCATGTGGTGAACAGATGAAAATCGATGAGAGACTGGCAAGTAAGCTACAATTTGCATTCATAAAGAATGACTATGTCGATAGCGACTTCCATCTGACAGATGATTACTTCGCCGCTATGGAAGGGCAGCATGTAAAACTGCCTGATGAATTGAGTGCATATCAAGAGGCGCTTATCGAGTTGGTAAAATCCATATATGTCGAAGGCAAGTCAAATATGACGAATGATGATCGGAAGAATACGATTTCAACCATCACGGTAAACGATAACTTCCACAAGAAAGAGTTCAAGGAATTGTGGAATCGGATTAATAAGAAATCGGTTTATACTGTTCAGTTTGATTCGGAAGAACTAGTACGGAAGTGTGTCTTAACATTAGATATAAACTTGCAGGTGCCCTCCATCCGTTACTCCATTAAACATGGGGAGATGAATCAAGTTGAGTCCCGAGAGCAACTGAAGCAAGGAGAGGCGTTCGAACAGCGGGAAACACAAACGGAGTATGTACACAGGGCTGCAACATCAAAGATCAAGTATGACTTGATTGGTAAGTTAATGGATGAGACGCGTTTGACTCGGAAAACGATTGTCGCCATTTTGAAAGGCGTTAAGCAGTCTACTTTTATGTTATTTCAGAAGAATCCAGAGGAATTTATCATTCGGGTTTCCAAGCTGATTAACGAACAGAAGGCGACGACCATCATTGAGTCCATTACTTACGATGTGGTTAATGATACGTTTCAAACGGATGTTTTTACTAAGAACACACTTAAGGGACAACTAGGACAAAACGCCATTCCCGTTGATAAACATATTTACGATTATGTTGTGACGGATTCCAAGATCGAGCGGGCATTCGCCAAAGAGTTGGATACGAGCAAAGAAGTGAACATTTATGCTAAGCTTCCTCGCGGATTTTACATCCCTACTCCAGTCGGCAACTACAACCCTGACTGGGCGATTGTGTTCAAAGAAGGCGACGTTAAGCACATTTACTTTATTGCTGAGACGAAAGGTTCTATGGATTCTATGGAACTGCGTGAAGTTGAGAAGGTGAAGATTGAGTGTGCACGGAGGCATTTTGCCAAACTAAACTCAGATTATTTGAAGTACGATGTAGTTAACAATTACGAAAAGTTGTTGGAGATCGTAAAGGGATGA
- a CDS encoding nucleoside triphosphate pyrophosphohydrolase: MPVYNKLVRDLIPQVIESRGKEFRTRILDEEEYTKELVVKLKEESEEYFAAQSSKESLEELADMLEVIRALVVVHGATWEELEILREKKVEARGGFQERVFLIDVHDNA; the protein is encoded by the coding sequence ATGCCGGTTTACAATAAGCTAGTTCGAGATCTTATTCCCCAAGTAATTGAATCTAGAGGTAAAGAATTTCGCACACGAATCTTGGATGAAGAAGAGTATACGAAAGAATTGGTCGTAAAGCTCAAGGAAGAGTCTGAGGAATACTTTGCCGCTCAAAGTTCAAAAGAATCGTTGGAAGAGCTTGCAGATATGCTTGAGGTTATTCGGGCGTTGGTCGTCGTACATGGTGCAACATGGGAAGAATTAGAGATCTTGAGAGAGAAGAAGGTGGAAGCTCGAGGTGGTTTCCAGGAACGGGTGTTTTTAATCGATGTCCACGACAACGCTTAA
- a CDS encoding MrcB family domain-containing protein, giving the protein MLPEQLSSIFRTKQKSYKMVLVLSLIEHYQQTHSLYFPLGMIAERFLAYFQENSKLGERVDSPPPGKASHWDDFTLSQTITLLKTPLEALSAILEVDQNQQTVTFRPDIADKIDDHVLRELKEYALTELQNYNDKLGKLAFSLQNALSEIMNSYITARNQTFAGHPLGTLFRQTIPEQIRSFSFIDPKYKIQGSVGMGNWANIPWIAVMDKRITDTTQHGEYIVYLFSEDMESVYLTLNQGVTVPKDELGKKEGYHYLEQKVNELRELLPLEGMQKDEGINLTTRSGLGRDYQVSTVAYIRYDRDTIPNDDQLLADLENVISNYKIYVDHVINNKGVDEVIPSKEEKENPSLSSLTVPEQIEQIQSYISHRGFHYPHGLIENLYLSLKTKPFVILAGVSGTGKTKLVKLFAEALGATGDNGQFTLIPVRPDWSDPSDLLGYKDLSGVFRPGRLAEVLVEASRPENQHKPYFVCLDEMNLARVEYYFSDVLSVIETQEWKQERIVTTKLINRESLLPEDQSVYGDLSIPDNVYLIGTVNMDETTHPFSKKVLDRANTIEFNYIDLQQYPSLELQDEGTPLAVHNSFLRSEYLQLVDVYSEYTDLVHATTEMLVKINNILEEIHSHVGFRIRDSICFYMVYNQRHELLSNDEAFDLQLLQKILPRVQGSSLSVKRVLLKLLQGALGRTLSVSELMDDASEIYLKWNDNEEENKAKHPLSARKIAFMLRRLEEDGFTSYWLS; this is encoded by the coding sequence ATGCTACCAGAACAACTCTCATCCATATTTCGCACCAAACAAAAATCCTACAAAATGGTCCTAGTTCTTTCACTTATCGAACATTACCAACAGACCCATTCGCTCTATTTCCCGCTCGGCATGATTGCTGAGCGGTTTTTGGCATACTTTCAAGAGAATAGTAAGCTAGGTGAGAGAGTAGATTCACCTCCCCCTGGCAAGGCAAGCCACTGGGATGATTTTACCTTATCTCAAACCATAACCTTGCTTAAAACACCATTGGAGGCGCTATCGGCCATCTTAGAAGTTGATCAAAATCAGCAAACGGTAACGTTTCGTCCTGATATAGCAGACAAAATAGATGACCACGTCTTGCGAGAGTTAAAGGAGTATGCTCTGACGGAGCTACAGAACTATAACGATAAGCTAGGGAAGCTAGCATTCTCCCTTCAAAATGCTCTGTCTGAAATCATGAACAGTTACATAACAGCTAGAAACCAAACATTTGCAGGTCACCCATTAGGTACTCTGTTCAGACAGACAATTCCTGAGCAAATAAGATCATTCTCTTTTATAGATCCTAAATACAAAATTCAAGGTTCTGTTGGTATGGGGAACTGGGCCAACATTCCTTGGATCGCGGTGATGGATAAGCGGATAACGGATACAACACAGCACGGCGAATATATCGTTTATTTATTTTCAGAGGACATGGAATCTGTCTATCTTACATTAAACCAAGGGGTTACTGTACCCAAAGATGAGCTCGGAAAGAAAGAAGGGTACCACTACCTAGAACAGAAGGTCAATGAGCTCCGTGAACTCCTTCCACTTGAAGGTATGCAGAAGGATGAAGGCATTAACCTTACCACGAGAAGTGGTCTCGGCCGCGATTACCAAGTCTCTACCGTAGCGTATATCCGCTATGATCGAGATACCATCCCAAATGACGATCAATTACTGGCCGATCTAGAGAATGTGATCTCTAACTATAAAATATATGTGGACCATGTCATTAACAATAAAGGCGTAGATGAAGTGATACCATCGAAAGAAGAGAAGGAGAACCCGTCCTTGAGTTCATTAACTGTGCCAGAACAAATCGAGCAAATCCAATCATACATCTCCCACCGAGGATTCCATTATCCGCACGGCCTTATCGAGAACCTGTACCTCTCTCTAAAAACCAAGCCTTTCGTTATTTTGGCGGGAGTATCGGGTACCGGAAAAACCAAGCTTGTTAAGCTTTTTGCTGAAGCACTAGGTGCTACAGGAGACAATGGACAATTTACGCTGATTCCGGTTCGGCCTGACTGGAGCGATCCTTCTGATTTGCTAGGATATAAAGACTTGTCGGGAGTGTTCCGACCAGGACGCTTAGCAGAAGTTCTTGTTGAAGCTTCACGGCCTGAGAATCAGCACAAGCCTTATTTTGTCTGTCTGGATGAAATGAACCTAGCGCGAGTGGAGTACTATTTCAGCGATGTGCTTAGCGTGATTGAGACACAGGAATGGAAACAAGAGCGGATCGTGACGACCAAGCTCATTAACCGGGAGTCCTTGCTACCGGAGGATCAATCGGTATATGGGGACTTGTCCATTCCAGATAATGTGTATCTGATTGGAACGGTGAACATGGATGAGACGACGCATCCTTTTAGCAAGAAGGTACTGGATCGCGCGAATACGATCGAGTTTAATTATATTGATTTGCAGCAATATCCGAGCTTAGAACTGCAAGATGAGGGGACGCCTTTGGCCGTGCATAACTCGTTCTTACGAAGCGAGTATCTGCAACTGGTTGACGTGTATTCCGAGTATACGGATTTAGTTCATGCTACGACGGAAATGCTTGTGAAGATCAACAACATCTTAGAAGAGATCCATTCTCATGTCGGATTTCGGATCCGGGATTCAATCTGTTTTTATATGGTATACAATCAGCGTCATGAGCTGCTATCGAATGATGAGGCCTTTGATCTTCAGCTCCTACAGAAGATCCTTCCTCGCGTTCAAGGCAGTAGCCTATCAGTGAAGCGGGTACTCCTTAAATTACTACAAGGGGCACTAGGGAGAACGTTGTCAGTATCAGAACTTATGGATGATGCGTCGGAGATCTATCTAAAATGGAATGACAACGAAGAGGAGAACAAGGCTAAACATCCTTTAAGCGCTCGGAAAATCGCCTTTATGCTACGGAGGTTAGAAGAAGATGGATTCACCTCTTACTGGCTCTCTTAA
- a CDS encoding restriction endonuclease-like protein, which produces MDSPLTGSLNQSVELLRVETNLFNLYIQGKPYHPTVESMQLHHRKDGEWMDTSLQVHSLSGDLKIEQISVFSTETGALTPWEVGEKSWPLFFETQSYELVVEKKQPLALTFHHENASVRQAIKPLGQSILSGILNFQNEVGLSDLGLRLNGQIVFQLQLEIFPSKMDYKEDYQMILNDVNRQIYNLSFDFLRKTYHLTGLKETKHQSLTEFFAILQHVFEQLVQAVERIQTSPNYKLEKEMRRVEAARVKKTGKENIAYLTKHPHLLRQDDKIGFIPVNGQTLYPTQALEMKRRIQYDTMENRFVRWVLERISKKLKELKSRLSGSARMQDPLLMKRMSSMQNQLQRLLRLDFLNVGGMKQLSVSLVLQMAPGYREVYRNYLMLMKGLSIQSDLFRLSMKDLAQLYEYWCFLKIHDLLSQKYELLKQDIIKVQRSGIFVTLDKSASARMVYRNPSNGEIFTLYYNALPKGDRSATLGQKPDNVLTLKKNDATVEYKYIFDAKYRINPAYEGTPYYDKYKQPGPEEDDINTMHRYRDAIVYSDKQEQEYERSMFGAYVLFPYHDEAKFREHRFYKSIELVNVGAFPFLPNSTELMEEFLDELIKDSPEKAYERSTRPRGTKSYYQDKMAGKNVLVGSLKEPSQLEQALELNFYHIPLENVTDHKILTQIEYIALYQSKGKFASTGETGIHWYGRVTDWKVLRRREIMERPARRGSEEKLYVKFTIDRWMKRDKPIVSGGRGIYTALYTSKYIFDRAAEIAELKLETEEDLIKWREERRAGTVRVELDHEQVDLAKRVLGVHGSGEMI; this is translated from the coding sequence ATGGATTCACCTCTTACTGGCTCTCTTAACCAGAGCGTGGAACTGCTGCGAGTCGAGACCAACCTCTTCAATCTTTACATTCAAGGCAAACCATATCATCCTACAGTGGAGTCTATGCAACTTCATCACAGGAAAGATGGGGAATGGATGGATACAAGCTTACAGGTTCATTCCCTTTCGGGTGATTTAAAGATCGAGCAGATTTCGGTGTTCTCAACGGAAACAGGAGCGCTCACCCCGTGGGAGGTGGGGGAGAAGAGCTGGCCGCTATTTTTCGAAACGCAGTCGTATGAGCTCGTTGTGGAGAAGAAGCAGCCACTGGCTCTAACCTTCCATCATGAGAATGCTAGCGTAAGACAAGCGATTAAGCCACTTGGCCAATCTATCCTGTCGGGAATCTTGAACTTTCAGAACGAGGTTGGTTTATCCGATCTGGGGCTCCGGCTAAACGGGCAGATTGTTTTTCAGCTACAACTGGAGATTTTTCCTTCCAAAATGGATTACAAAGAAGATTATCAAATGATACTAAACGATGTGAATCGGCAGATTTATAATTTGTCTTTTGACTTTCTTCGCAAGACGTATCATTTAACCGGATTAAAAGAAACGAAACATCAAAGTCTTACGGAATTTTTTGCAATTCTCCAGCATGTGTTTGAACAGCTTGTTCAAGCGGTGGAGCGAATACAGACTTCTCCTAACTACAAGCTAGAGAAAGAGATGAGGAGGGTCGAGGCAGCAAGAGTTAAGAAGACAGGTAAAGAAAACATAGCGTACCTGACCAAACATCCTCATTTACTTAGACAAGACGATAAGATTGGTTTTATTCCAGTTAACGGTCAAACCTTATACCCTACCCAAGCTTTGGAGATGAAACGTCGAATCCAATATGACACGATGGAAAATCGGTTTGTACGGTGGGTGCTGGAGCGCATATCAAAAAAATTAAAGGAATTGAAATCAAGACTATCCGGAAGTGCTCGGATGCAGGATCCCCTCCTAATGAAGCGGATGAGCTCTATGCAGAATCAGCTACAGCGATTGTTAAGGCTGGATTTTCTAAACGTTGGTGGGATGAAGCAGCTTTCCGTATCTTTAGTATTACAAATGGCACCTGGATATCGGGAAGTATATCGTAATTATTTGATGCTCATGAAAGGGTTATCGATCCAAAGCGACTTGTTCCGTCTCTCGATGAAAGACTTAGCGCAGCTGTACGAATACTGGTGCTTCTTGAAAATCCATGATCTCCTCAGTCAGAAATATGAGCTTCTCAAGCAAGATATCATCAAGGTTCAGCGCTCTGGAATTTTTGTGACGTTGGACAAGTCGGCCAGCGCTAGGATGGTGTACAGGAACCCGAGTAACGGGGAAATATTTACACTCTATTACAACGCGCTTCCCAAAGGGGATCGAAGCGCTACGCTCGGTCAGAAGCCGGACAATGTGCTGACGCTAAAGAAGAACGATGCTACGGTGGAGTATAAGTATATTTTTGACGCGAAATATCGGATAAATCCTGCATACGAGGGAACCCCTTATTATGATAAATACAAGCAGCCAGGTCCGGAGGAAGACGATATCAACACGATGCATCGGTATCGGGACGCAATCGTTTATTCAGACAAGCAAGAGCAAGAGTATGAACGGAGTATGTTTGGAGCGTATGTACTCTTTCCATATCATGATGAGGCGAAATTTCGGGAGCATCGTTTTTATAAGAGTATTGAGCTCGTCAATGTAGGAGCCTTCCCGTTTCTACCCAACTCAACGGAGCTGATGGAGGAATTCTTGGATGAGCTCATTAAGGACAGCCCGGAAAAAGCGTACGAACGCTCGACGAGACCTCGAGGTACGAAGAGTTACTACCAGGACAAAATGGCTGGCAAAAATGTATTGGTAGGTTCACTAAAAGAACCTTCCCAGCTGGAACAGGCACTGGAATTAAACTTTTACCATATCCCTCTTGAAAATGTGACGGACCACAAGATTCTAACGCAGATCGAATATATTGCCCTCTATCAATCGAAGGGAAAGTTCGCTTCTACCGGAGAAACAGGTATTCACTGGTATGGACGAGTTACCGATTGGAAGGTACTGCGCCGCAGAGAAATTATGGAGCGTCCCGCGAGACGGGGATCTGAGGAAAAGCTGTATGTGAAATTTACGATCGACAGGTGGATGAAACGGGATAAACCGATTGTTTCAGGTGGACGAGGAATCTACACGGCTCTGTATACATCGAAGTATATTTTCGACCGGGCCGCAGAGATAGCGGAACTGAAATTAGAGACGGAAGAAGATCTGATAAAGTGGCGTGAGGAGAGACGCGCTGGTACGGTAAGGGTGGAACTGGATCATGAGCAGGTGGATTTAGCTAAGCGGGTGCTAGGAGTTCATGGTTCAGGTGAAATGATATAA
- a CDS encoding restriction endonuclease — translation MAKTYKAEGQQLAYVLRGLFTIAALSLYFINPKLHWGVFVGVFILGLVVAQWVGAAWTRNRRANKKSMKHPATRAASTTTSNNMKSRSHQTKALTKLTDAQLITRDVHNLSGPDFERLMELYYKDQGYAVERVGGSGDSEVDLILRGKEGYKIAVQCKRWKQNVGNDIVLRLKAGKQVHGCYDAWVVTTSNFTKDARRDAERLNIQLINGIALENKLNAWKRKKRIG, via the coding sequence ATGGCGAAAACTTATAAAGCCGAAGGGCAACAGCTTGCTTATGTATTAAGAGGTTTGTTTACGATTGCAGCCCTCTCGTTATATTTTATTAATCCTAAATTACATTGGGGTGTATTTGTAGGTGTGTTTATTTTGGGGTTGGTCGTTGCCCAATGGGTGGGCGCTGCATGGACTAGAAATAGACGAGCAAATAAGAAATCCATGAAACATCCCGCAACCAGAGCAGCCTCTACCACAACTTCAAACAATATGAAATCACGATCACATCAAACGAAGGCACTGACAAAACTTACAGACGCTCAGCTTATCACTAGAGATGTCCATAATCTATCCGGACCGGATTTTGAAAGACTGATGGAGTTGTACTATAAAGATCAAGGATATGCCGTTGAACGAGTTGGTGGATCGGGGGATAGCGAGGTTGATCTCATTCTTCGCGGTAAAGAGGGATATAAAATTGCAGTACAGTGTAAACGGTGGAAGCAGAATGTTGGTAATGATATTGTTCTTCGATTGAAGGCAGGAAAGCAAGTGCACGGTTGTTATGATGCCTGGGTGGTCACGACCAGTAATTTTACCAAGGACGCTAGAAGAGACGCTGAGCGATTAAACATTCAATTAATTAACGGTATTGCACTTGAGAACAAGTTGAATGCCTGGAAAAGGAAGAAACGGATCGGATGA
- a CDS encoding type II TA system antitoxin MqsA family protein — MSREFLTYCDDCGKDCNAEEKKERQTIRIHGKLIDVEVIMLVCKECGSEISDEKYMNEQLKAINDAYIKATSGLTSEQIRNVRLQYKDLGIRPFAKILGIGSASIARHETGELPSDKHITIYKELKENPRSIFEYFNKNKENLSPRELKKVENVLRNWSDEQEGRISTPFVEIMQDDEEIIESIHKPFAFTEFTGYRDFNLDKFLNMVLFFSKWGVNKTKLMKLLWYSDFLYFKKYTASISGAAYARIKFGPVPKDHEIILAHLQHMDVIEIEESLLNDEGWVKMTIKATQNYNPNVFEKEEMVTLERVNYIFEGYGSRKISEYSHKERAWIETPDEQLINYKYSRDFELELNSR, encoded by the coding sequence ATGTCAAGGGAATTCCTAACGTATTGTGATGACTGCGGTAAGGATTGCAATGCTGAGGAAAAAAAAGAGCGACAAACAATTAGAATTCATGGAAAATTAATTGATGTAGAAGTAATAATGCTTGTTTGCAAAGAATGTGGATCTGAAATATCTGATGAAAAATATATGAATGAACAATTAAAAGCCATAAATGACGCTTATATAAAAGCAACTTCCGGATTAACTTCTGAACAAATTAGAAATGTTAGACTTCAATACAAAGATTTGGGGATTCGCCCCTTTGCAAAGATTTTAGGAATAGGTTCCGCAAGTATAGCAAGACACGAAACTGGAGAGTTGCCAAGTGATAAACATATAACCATTTATAAAGAATTGAAAGAAAATCCTCGATCTATATTTGAATATTTTAATAAAAATAAAGAGAATTTATCTCCTAGGGAATTAAAGAAGGTTGAGAACGTATTAAGAAATTGGAGCGATGAACAAGAAGGCCGAATTAGCACACCATTTGTAGAAATAATGCAAGATGATGAAGAAATAATTGAATCGATTCACAAGCCATTTGCTTTTACTGAATTCACTGGTTATAGAGATTTCAATCTAGATAAATTCTTAAATATGGTTCTGTTCTTTTCAAAATGGGGAGTTAACAAAACTAAGTTAATGAAGCTTCTATGGTACTCGGATTTCCTTTACTTCAAAAAGTATACTGCATCAATAAGTGGAGCTGCTTATGCTCGCATTAAATTCGGGCCGGTTCCCAAAGATCATGAGATAATACTTGCTCATCTGCAACATATGGACGTTATAGAAATTGAGGAGTCTTTATTGAACGATGAGGGATGGGTAAAAATGACTATTAAGGCAACACAAAATTATAATCCTAACGTGTTTGAGAAAGAAGAAATGGTTACATTGGAAAGAGTGAATTATATTTTTGAGGGTTATGGTTCCCGTAAAATTAGCGAATATTCTCATAAAGAACGTGCTTGGATAGAGACTCCTGATGAACAATTAATTAACTATAAATACTCTCGAGATTTTGAACTTGAATTGAATTCGCGGTAA
- a CDS encoding helix-turn-helix domain-containing protein, with amino-acid sequence MANHNDKSIELLAFGRALRNIRKEKKLTQDELSLYSRVDRSYISELENGEKAPTLLTITALARALHVKASVLIETYERELEN; translated from the coding sequence GTGGCTAATCATAATGATAAATCCATAGAGTTACTAGCCTTCGGCAGAGCTCTCCGAAATATTCGCAAAGAAAAAAAGCTCACTCAAGATGAGCTGAGCCTCTATTCCCGTGTCGACCGATCTTATATTAGTGAGCTAGAGAACGGAGAAAAAGCGCCTACTCTGCTAACAATTACTGCATTAGCAAGGGCGCTTCATGTTAAGGCTTCGGTTTTGATCGAGACGTATGAGAGGGAATTGGAGAATTAG
- a CDS encoding SMI1/KNR4 family protein, whose amino-acid sequence MKCFQERYSDVDRYELAEHRDIRDFEDRLGVKLPLSFCTFLSEFSNGIFLLDCEPIGGISENSPCGAISKSHVILPDLPDKIYIRETDELIDSNRLISFTMFDAVENSNDHWVFLCAGRNP is encoded by the coding sequence ATGAAATGTTTTCAAGAAAGGTATTCTGATGTAGATAGATATGAGCTTGCAGAACATCGAGATATTAGAGATTTTGAAGATAGATTAGGGGTGAAACTACCACTATCGTTTTGTACTTTTCTAAGTGAATTCTCTAATGGGATTTTTTTACTTGATTGTGAACCTATCGGCGGGATTAGTGAGAACTCGCCTTGTGGGGCAATAAGTAAAAGTCATGTGATTCTTCCGGATCTCCCAGATAAAATATACATTCGAGAGACAGATGAGCTCATTGATTCCAATCGTCTTATTTCCTTTACTATGTTTGATGCTGTTGAGAACTCTAATGACCACTGGGTTTTCCTATGTGCAGGAAGGAATCCCTAA